One Methylophilus sp. TWE2 DNA segment encodes these proteins:
- a CDS encoding ester cyclase yields MKLFKPLLTALLFTTLLTKGPLTMAQDQTPQNKQLLADFAEAVFVKKDLSKLPSYMQPGYIQHNPLVPQGLAGFEQFFSAWFKAVPDWHYQLEKLVAEGDTVWAYGVYSGTQQGDWLGIPATGKHYSIHAVDIFRIENGKLAEHWDVLDAYGLFKQLGVIQ; encoded by the coding sequence ATGAAATTATTTAAACCCCTGCTGACTGCATTGCTTTTTACTACCCTGTTAACGAAAGGACCCTTGACGATGGCACAAGACCAAACCCCACAAAACAAACAACTACTGGCAGATTTTGCCGAGGCTGTTTTTGTTAAAAAAGACCTGAGCAAATTGCCCAGCTACATGCAACCAGGCTATATTCAACACAACCCGCTGGTGCCACAAGGCCTGGCTGGCTTTGAACAATTCTTCAGTGCATGGTTTAAAGCCGTGCCGGACTGGCACTATCAACTGGAAAAACTGGTAGCTGAAGGTGACACCGTTTGGGCCTATGGTGTGTATTCCGGCACCCAGCAAGGTGACTGGTTAGGCATCCCCGCCACTGGTAAACACTACAGTATTCATGCCGTGGATATTTTCAGAATCGAGAATGGCAAGCTGGCCGAGCACTGGGATGTACTGGATGCTTATGGCTTATTTAAACAATTGGGCGTCATTCAGTAA
- the dinB gene encoding DNA polymerase IV — protein MPDQKTRRIAHIDMDAFFASCELSRYPELKGLPMVVGGRSSHAPRIREDGTREFSRLRDYAGRGVLTTATYEARALGLHSAMPTMHAAKLAPDAILLPVNFELYRHYSRLFKEAIRSISPLVESIGIDEVYADVSTLPGEASEIAQRLKSAVFAATGLTCSVGIAPNKLLAKLCSEIQKPDGITVITMADISSRIWPMPAKKINGIGPKASAKLESLEIKTIGQIAAMSEAWLVEHFGKSYGRWLYRVSHGQDDRPVVTESAPVSMSRETTFERNLHPVRDKPALSQAFTQLCERVASDLQQKGYTCRKIGIKLRFDDFKTVTRDLTLPAPISDARSLRLFAGKCLKRIDLDKKIRLLGVKASGLVRADSIVHAADSAQFTLDFSVDE, from the coding sequence ATGCCAGACCAGAAAACCAGACGCATCGCACATATTGATATGGATGCTTTTTTTGCATCTTGCGAGTTGTCACGCTACCCGGAACTTAAAGGCTTACCCATGGTGGTGGGCGGACGTTCTTCACATGCACCACGGATCAGGGAAGATGGCACCCGCGAATTCTCTCGCTTGCGAGATTACGCTGGGCGGGGTGTGCTAACCACGGCCACCTATGAAGCGCGGGCACTGGGCCTGCACTCCGCCATGCCCACCATGCATGCCGCCAAACTCGCGCCTGATGCGATCTTGTTGCCGGTAAACTTCGAGCTGTATCGTCATTACTCCCGCCTGTTCAAAGAGGCGATTCGCAGCATCAGCCCACTGGTAGAGAGCATTGGTATTGATGAAGTGTATGCCGACGTATCCACGCTGCCGGGAGAGGCGAGCGAGATTGCACAACGCTTGAAATCTGCCGTATTTGCCGCCACCGGGCTTACCTGCTCAGTCGGTATCGCACCGAATAAACTATTGGCAAAGTTATGCTCTGAAATACAAAAACCAGACGGCATCACGGTCATCACCATGGCAGATATTTCCAGCCGTATCTGGCCGATGCCCGCAAAAAAGATCAATGGTATAGGCCCCAAGGCCAGTGCCAAGCTCGAATCATTAGAGATTAAGACCATAGGACAGATTGCAGCCATGAGCGAAGCCTGGCTTGTTGAGCATTTTGGCAAGAGCTATGGCCGTTGGTTGTACCGTGTATCGCACGGCCAGGACGACAGGCCAGTGGTGACTGAAAGCGCACCAGTTTCCATGAGCCGGGAAACCACGTTCGAGCGCAACTTGCACCCGGTGCGAGATAAGCCAGCCCTGAGTCAGGCATTTACTCAGCTCTGTGAGCGCGTTGCCAGCGATTTGCAGCAAAAAGGCTACACCTGCCGCAAGATTGGCATCAAGCTGCGCTTTGATGACTTTAAGACGGTCACGCGCGACCTGACACTGCCAGCTCCCATCAGTGATGCAAGATCATTGCGGCTTTTTGCTGGAAAATGCCTGAAAAGGATAGATTTAGATAAAAAGATACGCTTGTTAGGTGTGAAAGCCAGCGGACTGGTGCGGGCTGATAGCATAGTTCATGCTGCCGATTCAGCGCAATTTACGCTAGATTTCAGCGTTGACGAATAA
- the mutL gene encoding DNA mismatch repair endonuclease MutL gives MQIKLLPDQLISQIAAGEVVERPASALKELLENSVDAGSTQIQVALQQGGMKLLKVTDNGHGIAKDELELALTRHATSKIQSLEDLEQVGSLGFRGEALASIASISRTVLTSRQQAASHAWQIAAEGTHQQTISPAALDAGTIVEVHDLYFNTPARRKFLKTENTEFGHCEDAFTRVALSRPNVGFLLQHNGKAITRLAANTPQQRITDVLGSEFAAQSVWLEEDSGGLRLWGMTASPTYQRHSRDSQYVFVNGRFVRDKLIAHAIKQAYQDVLHGDKHPAFVLFLELDPSLVDVNVHPAKTEVRFRESQAVHRFIFHSLHKALGKTSAEIQASQPVQAPFNPFRPVAAPAFSMPREQVEIPLQTRSVFDYQSDRAVNRSPAVAQQFYGQLYGDLKPDLNLDHVQAGHLADTPMNPGASINSSTAQDQSDAQAPQQYPLGFALGQLHGIYILAQNAQGLVVVDMHAAHERIMYERLKNALSEQAISTQPLLIPISFYAEKVEIATLQSLNGSDTLQQLGFDLATLSPTTIAIRAVPTMLKDADTVALARAVLRDLNEYGTSRVMLERQNEILGTMACHAAVRANRQLTITEMNALLRDMEVTERSGQCNHGRPTWFQVSLGDLDKMFMRGQ, from the coding sequence ATGCAAATTAAACTCTTACCTGATCAGTTAATCAGTCAAATTGCCGCCGGTGAGGTGGTTGAGCGCCCAGCCTCAGCACTTAAAGAACTGCTTGAAAACAGCGTGGATGCGGGCAGCACGCAAATACAGGTCGCCTTGCAACAAGGCGGAATGAAGTTGCTCAAAGTGACCGACAATGGGCATGGCATTGCCAAAGATGAGCTGGAGCTGGCGTTGACCCGCCATGCCACCAGCAAAATTCAAAGCCTGGAAGATCTGGAGCAAGTGGGTAGTTTGGGTTTCAGGGGGGAAGCGCTGGCCAGTATTGCGTCTATTTCACGCACGGTACTCACCAGCCGTCAGCAGGCGGCTAGCCATGCCTGGCAAATCGCTGCTGAAGGTACGCATCAGCAAACCATCAGCCCGGCCGCCCTGGATGCTGGCACCATCGTTGAAGTGCATGATTTGTATTTTAATACCCCTGCACGTCGCAAGTTTCTCAAAACCGAAAATACCGAATTTGGTCATTGTGAAGATGCCTTTACCCGGGTGGCATTGTCACGCCCCAATGTGGGTTTTTTATTGCAGCACAACGGCAAGGCCATTACACGCCTGGCGGCCAATACCCCGCAACAACGTATTACTGATGTGTTGGGTAGTGAGTTTGCTGCACAAAGTGTCTGGCTGGAAGAAGATAGCGGTGGTCTGCGCTTGTGGGGCATGACGGCCTCACCGACTTACCAGCGCCATAGCCGCGATAGCCAATATGTCTTTGTGAACGGCCGGTTTGTGCGGGATAAGCTCATTGCTCATGCCATCAAGCAGGCCTATCAGGATGTGTTGCATGGCGATAAACACCCGGCGTTTGTATTGTTTCTCGAGTTGGATCCGTCATTGGTGGATGTCAACGTGCACCCGGCTAAAACGGAAGTCCGCTTCCGCGAATCGCAAGCCGTACACCGCTTTATCTTTCATAGCCTGCACAAAGCGCTAGGTAAGACTTCGGCCGAGATTCAGGCCAGTCAGCCGGTACAAGCGCCATTTAATCCATTCAGGCCAGTTGCCGCGCCTGCCTTTAGCATGCCGCGGGAGCAGGTAGAAATCCCTTTGCAAACCCGCTCTGTGTTTGATTATCAGTCCGATAGGGCGGTCAATCGTAGCCCCGCAGTCGCGCAGCAGTTTTATGGCCAATTGTATGGTGATTTAAAACCCGATTTGAATCTGGATCATGTGCAAGCTGGACATCTTGCGGATACGCCTATGAATCCGGGTGCATCTATTAATTCGTCAACGGCCCAAGATCAAAGTGATGCACAAGCACCTCAGCAATATCCGCTCGGTTTTGCCTTGGGGCAATTGCACGGCATTTATATCCTTGCGCAAAATGCGCAGGGCTTGGTCGTTGTTGATATGCATGCCGCGCATGAGCGCATCATGTACGAACGCCTGAAAAATGCCTTGAGTGAGCAGGCCATTTCCACGCAACCTTTGCTGATCCCCATCAGCTTTTATGCGGAGAAGGTTGAGATTGCAACATTGCAAAGCCTCAATGGCAGTGATACCTTGCAACAGCTCGGTTTTGACCTCGCCACCTTATCACCAACGACCATTGCCATCCGTGCCGTGCCCACAATGCTCAAGGACGCAGATACTGTCGCTTTGGCACGTGCCGTATTACGCGATTTAAATGAATATGGCACTAGCCGTGTCATGCTCGAGCGGCAAAACGAAATCTTGGGCACCATGGCTTGTCATGCCGCCGTGCGTGCCAATAGACAACTGACGATCACTGAAATGAACGCATTGCTGCGAGATATGGAAGTGACTGAAAGAAGCGGGCAGTGTAATCACGGCAGACCCACCTGGTTTCAGGTAAGTCTGGGCGACCTGGACAAGATGTTTATGCGGGGACAATAG